The DNA sequence TTCGATGGCAGCCTGCGAGGCACGCAGGCCGGGTTCGTCTTCGCGGCGCACCAGGTCGGGGGCGAAGATGTCGTACCAGGCCCGCATCACGTAGCCGCCATTGATGGTCACCGGCATGGTCGGTGCGGTGGGGAAGATGAAGCGGATCGGTGGGCAGCCGGAGAGGTCCAGTTCGCGCACGATGGGCACGAAGTCCGAGCCATCGGCGCCCAGGCCATGCAGCCAGATGACGGCGGCGCCAGGGTTGGGAGCGGTTTCGATCTGTATCGTTTCGAGTTGTGCGGCCATGGGCTTGCGGTCCTGTTACGGGTAATGAGGTCAGAGGGGAGGGAGGCTGCATTGTGTCGGCTCTTGCTCCGGCGCACAATACGGCTTTGCCCTGGTCATGCATTGCTGCAATGGGCTCACATCATACGATGAACGTCGCCGCCATGCTGCGCGCTCAAACAAGGAAAACCGATGAAGTGCAAACCGTGGACCCGGCTGCTGGCACCGCTATTGAGTAGCCTGCTGGCGCTGACACCCATGTCTGGCCATGCCGAGGCCGAAGGGCGTCTATTCCAGCCCAGCGGCGAGAACCTGATGATCTCGCCGCCTGCCGGCTGGCGCCTGGCCTACATGGATGGCGAGCCGGACGGCGACTACGTGGTCGATTTCCTGCCGCCCAACGAAGCCCACGACTCCTGGCGCGAGGGCTACATGGGCGTGCAGCGCCGCAGCTTTCCCGAGGCCGGCTTGCTGGCCAATATCCAGGCGCGCAACCTGACCGTGTCGCAGGTGGCGTTGACCGAAGTGATGCAGGGCGCGCAGCGCAATTGCCCCGGCCACTTCATCGCGATGGCGCAGAAGGATGGCAGCACCAACAATATTCCGCTTTCTGTCAGTGGCGGCTTCTGTGACCGTGTCGGTCCCTCGGCCCCGTATGGCGAAGGAACTGTACTGGCGGTGTATCAGGGCAAGCAGCAACTGTTCGTGGTGCAGTTCAGCTGGCGTCCGCCGACCGAAAATGCACTGAAGCAGTACCCGTACCGGATCACGCCGGCGGGCCTGCAGCAGTTTCTGGATCTGTTGAACGCGGCCACGCTGTGCGGCGGGCCGGGTGAGGGGAAGTGTCCGAACTAGTGGGTGCTTACTTGTTGCTGGCAGGCCGGATCGCCGACTTCGGGCGGAAGGCCTTGCAGACGCTGTCGTCAGTCTCGATGTAGGGGCCGCCGATCAAGTCGATGCAATAGGGGATGGCGGCGAAGATGCCCGGCACCTTGACCTTGCCGTTCTCATCCTTCAAGCCTTCCAGCGTTTCGCGGATGGACTTGGGCTGGCCTGGCAGGTTCAGGATCAGGGCGGCATGGTCAGCGCTCTCGCGGATCACCGCCACCTGGCGCGACAGGATCGCGGTGGGCACGAACTGCAGGCTGATCTGGCGCATTTGTTCACCAAAGCCCGGCATTTCCTTGCTGGCGACGGCCAGGGTGGCGTCCGGCGTCACATCGCGGCGCGCGGGGCCGGTGCCACCGGTGGTCAGCACCAGGTCGCAAGCGGCCACGTCGACCAGCTCCACCAGGGTCTGCTCGATCTGGGCGCGTTCATCGGGGATCAGCCGGGTCAGCACTTCAAAGGGGCTGGTCAGGGCGCTGGCCAGCCAATCCTGCAGGGCCGGGATGCCCTGGTCCTGATAGACGCCAGCCGAGGCGCGGTCGGAAATGGACACCAGCCCGACGCGCAGCACCTCGCGCGCCATGGGGGGCACTACCTCAACGCTCATCGTCGTCTTGTTCGCCATTCTCTT is a window from the Herbaspirillum rubrisubalbicans genome containing:
- the mog gene encoding molybdopterin adenylyltransferase; its protein translation is MSVEVVPPMAREVLRVGLVSISDRASAGVYQDQGIPALQDWLASALTSPFEVLTRLIPDERAQIEQTLVELVDVAACDLVLTTGGTGPARRDVTPDATLAVASKEMPGFGEQMRQISLQFVPTAILSRQVAVIRESADHAALILNLPGQPKSIRETLEGLKDENGKVKVPGIFAAIPYCIDLIGGPYIETDDSVCKAFRPKSAIRPASNK